In Oenanthe melanoleuca isolate GR-GAL-2019-014 chromosome 10, OMel1.0, whole genome shotgun sequence, a single window of DNA contains:
- the PLEKHO2 gene encoding pleckstrin homology domain-containing family O member 2, with amino-acid sequence MEQDTKERVSEKPKCAPTAEKYGWIKKSSGGLLGLWKDRYIQLRKTQLVVFEDEDEQKCIETVELESYDKCQELRALLKRKNRFILIRSPGKKVHDIKFQAPTLEEKESWIKALNEGINRGKNKVFDEVKVDESLSLDHVTRDRVKVSHGRRPPTRSHLKEAAKCTSDGILRLDLDIVDNGPPTFDSTINESDNEPPQKETPKPPMPPTKPTGTKESQEAENNVPDQEHKNPLPPPLPPDKKLKEGITSKDSVNAMEVDSLSPEENMEESQAQSEENKDNLVEVSTRVISKAPIPLPKSVPDKLKVAWDQPTIEPKKTEGLESSGDDGKDNLAEIAAADVSKPPVPPKVLPEKMLATVNSSNGDLEAGGWEEQESGSSKPPVNGITASEIAEFTSLTAETEEGNGRTAAQKEQQTSAEETETSLATETDHESVKATIEKKDSTENTSGLKLRCSSLGDLLSDSKNKQRALPDQGFPKDSHQCLAKMEEKVANEREKAEKLLQKVLREGLEQAQEGNGPPVVAETLLNEAVEQLRQASQVLQEIKGLGELKKEGTQKQKEKQKDLVTLYRRSAP; translated from the exons GATGAACAGAAGTGCATAGAAACGGTGGAACTGGAGAGTTATGACAAGTGCCAGGAGCTGCGTGCActactaaaaaggaaaaatcgTTTCATTTTAATCCGCTCCCCGGGTAAGAAG GTTCATGATATCAAGTTTCAAGCTCCAACTTTGGAAGAAAAGGAGTCCTGGATAAAAGCTCTTAATGAAGGGATCAATAGAGGCAAAAACAAAGTATTTGATGAG GTGAAAGTAGATGAGAGCCTTTCCTTGGACCATGTGACTCGGGACAGGGTGAAGGTGTCCCACGGACGTCGGCCGCCCACAAGGAGCCACCTAAAGGAG GCTGCCAAGTGTACATCAGATGGTATCCTGCGACTAGATCTGGATATAGTAGACAATGGACCACCAACCTTTGATTCCACTATCAATGAAAGTGACAATGAACCGCCTCAAAAAGAAACTCCAAAACCCCCTATGCCACCTACAAAACCCACTGGCACAAAAGAAAGCCAGGAGGCAGAGAACAATGTTCCTGACCAGGAACATAAAAACCCTCTGCCTCCTCCGCTGCCTCCAGATAAGAAGCTTAAGGAAGGCATCACATCAAAGGACAGTGTAAATGCCATGGAAGTGGACTCTCTAAGTCCAGAGGAGAACATGGAAGAATCCCAAGCACAAAGTGAGGAAAACAAGGATAACCTTGTTGAGGTCAGCACCAGGGTTATTTCAAAAGCTCCAATTCCACTTCCTAAGAGTGTGCCAGACAAGCTGAAGGTAGCTTGGGACCAACCAACCATTGAACCTAAAAAGACAGAAGGCTTGGAATCATCAGGAGATGATGGCAAAGACAACCTGGCTGAGATTGCTGCTGCAGATGTTTCAAAGCCTCCTGTTCCTCCTAAGGTTTTGCCAGAGAAAATGCTTGCCACAGTGAACTCCAGCAATGGTGACCTGGAAGCTGggggctgggaagagcaggagtCTGGCAGCTCCAAGCCCCCAGTGAACGGGATCACAGCCAGCGAGATAGCAGAGTTCACATCCCTGACAGCTGaaacagaagaaggaaatgGGAGGACTGCAGCCCAGAAGGAACAGCAAACTTCAGCAGAAGAGACAGAGACTTCCTTAGCTACAGAAACAGACCATGAAAGTGTAAAAGCAACTATTGAGAAGAAAGATtctacagaaaacacttcaggtCTCAAACTTCGCTGTTCTTCTCTGGGAGACTTGCTCTCTGATtccaaaaataaacagagagcACTTCCAGACCAAGGGTTCCCCAAGGATTCCCATCAATGCTTAGCTAAAATGGAGGAGAAGGTTGCTAATGaaagggaaaaggcagaaaagcttCTGCAGAAGGTTTTACGTGAAGGGTTGGAACAGGCCCAGGAGGGGAATGGACCCCCAGTGGTGGCAGAGACGTTGCTCAATGAGGCAGTAGAACAGCTTCGGCAAGCTTCACAAGTTTTGCAAGAAATTAAAGGTCTTGGAGAACTGAAAAAAGAAggaacacagaaacagaaagaaaagcaaaaggatcTAGTGACTCTTTATAGGAGAAGTGCTCCCTGA